GGGTATAGTTATGTAGGTGTTTTGTTTCTCAACAGTTTTATAACTAGTGAACTGTGACAGGTCATAACAATAGTGGTCTGAAGCACCATTGTCTAAAAGCCACTTAGAGTTTGTATGAGACAGTAAACAGATTTTACCTGCCATCATGGCTGAGTTTGAGCCAGTTCCTGCATTCTGTTGTTGCTTAGCCAGCATTTCCATGAGCTGCTAATATTGCTCCACAGTAATCACTGGATTAGTTTCAGGTTGTGCCACTGTTGTCATTCCTTCATCAGAATTGTCCCCAAAAGAGACAACAGCCATTTTATTGTCCCTAAAAGTCTTAAAACCAGGTGGATAACCATGAATTTTGAAGTATCTCTCCACACTGTGACCCTGGGTTTGACAGTAAGTACAGTAGTAATTGGATCCTGGTTTACCATATCTTGCATCAGTTTTCTGAAAACCATATTGAAATCCTGTCTGTTGAGTCTTGTAATTCTTGTTGTTATTGTTCCAGTGGTCTCCACTGAATCTTCTCATTTCAGCTGCAAATGCCAATGTTTCCACTTGATTACTAGCTTGAGACACTTCTTTGTGTCTTTCCTCTTGAGCAAACAATCTGTAAGCTTCAGAAACCTTTGGCAAGGTAGGCACCATAAGTACATTGCCTCTAATTGTTGCAAATTGATCATTGAGCTTCATCATGAACTGCATGACCATCTTTTCTTGTTGTCTCTGGAAAAATTTCTTAGTTACATTGCAAGTGCAATTGTTGCAAGTGCAATATAGCAAAGGATGAGCCTCTTCAATTGCATCCCATACAGACTTGAtttcagtaaaaaaaaaatcagacagtGACTTGTTTCCCTGTGTTATTTCAGCTAATTTTTGTTCGAGTGAATATATCTGAGCCAAAGAAGCAAATCCAAATCTATCCTCTAAATCAATCCAAACATCTCTTGCAGATTTGAGAAACATAAcacttttagcaattacctcATTCAGATTGCCTAGAATTAAAGAGCACACCAAATCATTGCACCTTTCCCAAGCTTTTCATTCAACTGTGCCAACATCTGGTTTCATGTAGCTTCCATCAACAAATCCAATTTTGTTCTTTGCTGATAGAGCTAGTAGCATTGATCTTTTCCAGCTAGTGAATCCTTCTTCACCATTGAACTTGAATGAAACAAGTTGTACTGAGTtagcatcaaatggatgtatgTAATATATGCTAGCAGAATCTTGATTAGGAGGAAGATCTCTTTGTGAATTGGAGTTAACATTCTCATCACCAGCAGCCATTATCAACAGTTTTGATCGAGATAATCAACACAGGTTCAGAAATAGATGAAATCAGAACAATTCCAGAATCAGAAACAATGCCACAAACTCAGTGAACAAACACCAGAATCAAACGAtcaatttgacaaaaaaaactGAATTAATCAGTGAAACAATTTTGCGGAATTTCAGTAAAATTGAGCCAAGGATCTTtgatcctgctctgataccatgaagaaaAACGAAGTAGAATAGAAATTCAGTGATTGAGAGAACAGGAAGAAAGCAGAAtttagattttaattttctGTATTAATGAATAATATTATTACAACAGTGAAGCATATATATAGAGTAGCAAGGAGTCTAGATTCTTCCAAAGTTTGTTATAACAAACTCATAACAGATTTGCTGATTGTATGCCGACAAAGCAAAAGCAAGAGAAGAAGTAGTAGTATGAATAGAAGCAGCAGCATGGAGGCAACATGTAGGAAGTACTGATGTTATAATCAACAGCTTGTTAGTTGACACCGCCAAGAAGTCGCTGGAGCTGTTAATGGTGTTCAATTTCGTTGGAAGATCCTCGTTTTCATTGCCATTTTATGCGTTGAGTTTTGCTTGCTCAAGGAAGTAATTGATGATTAGTTCTTGCTGATTTGCCACCATTTTTATGTCCTTCAATTTGAAGAAACCCTTCATTTGATTAGAATTCTCAGCGGGACTTTGAGGattatacaaagttaaaacCTTATGTTGATTGATCGGGAAGTTGAGTGCCAAACTtgaagagagaggaagagatgGGGGAATTGCTTGAAAGGTGGGGCAGTTGGATATCTTATTGAATTGCCAAACTTTAGACTTAGGGTCAACTTTAACAAATCAACATCCCAACTCTTTAGTTCAATTATATACATTTGAAGATTAATCGATattcttttataaatatattaattaattggaGGAGAAAGAATCGAATTTTCTAGGTTAACATTGAAAAACACAGAGAACCCTAGTTCAAAAAAGAGGGGAAAGCTTCAAAAGTTAGAGTAtctttttgattttttaatattagttaatgtttttttttttttcgtaaTCATTTAGTTGGGAGAAAAATATAATTATGACATCACTTTCTGTCACCGTTAGCTGGAACGAAGTTGTAATTTGTTATGTGAGGTTAAGGAttgtaattaacaaaaacaaaagtaatGATTCGTAACATTGCCTTACTTGATTTAAAATACTAAAGagagaagaaaaataaaagcaGCAAGGAAAGAAAGCATGTATAAGATAATGAAAAGACTCATCATCATTTAGGTCAGCAGAAATCAATTTCCAGAGAAAATAATTTTACAAAGATTGTAGAAGATGGATGATCATTTGACACCATCAAATTAAGGGAAGTACTAAATCGCAGAATCCATTAGATTCGGGATCCACATGAGACCCCCTCTCGACACAAAATATTCGCAGTAAAATTCACATTTGCGGTGTGGAAACACCTGTCCTTTGGTAAAGGCCCTCTTGTGAACCATTGTGCTTGTATTTACAGATTCAATGGGACAAAAGAATCCAATGGAAAATTTCTGCTAAAAGAAAGAAAGCTCCTACACACAAACCTTAAAAACTCTATGTTCTACAAGTCTAGCTACCCTGTCAACTAACCTGAATGGAGAATTCTGAGTTAACCCTCCATCAAACATGCATATTATCCATCTGCCACGTCATGTTACTCGTATTGGTCTCGTACGATCTGTCCATCGAAGCAACTTTGGCACGATATGCTGCAGCTGTTGCTGACATAGTCTTCAACCTATCACCGTGTGGGAGCTCACAAGAATCTCCAACAGAGCTATATCTAATCTCAGCAGGGGGTATAAAACAGTCAATTGACAAGCCCGGAACATTGAAAGCTACTTCTTCAATTGTCCAAGCTTCTTCCATCCTGGTCTTTGTGTGGCTCATTGCTGTTTCCCCGAATCGGAACAGGGTCACCACTGAACGACCAGAATGAGCAATCATTATCCCCTCAACAGGCCTGTAATCATCGAGACATGAATTAATAGTTGTCTCCCAATATACAGCATCACCTCCGTTAGACTGAATGCGGGTTAAATGAGAATCTTCTATGTGTACAAGAAGCCCCGTTTTCTGACTGAAGTAACCAAACAAAACGTGGCGTATAATTTCAGCTGGCCCTTCACTCCTGGCCTTGAGGGTCTTCGGATCAGCGCACAGTTTCAGAATGAAGCAATCTTCTCCATTAATCTTCTTTTCCCCTATACATCTTGCATTTGCAAACATTGCAGCAGTGGTTCTTGGATCAAGGCCCTGTAGATGGAAATTATCAAAAAGTTTGAGATGAACatgtgttttgaattttaaaccTAAGCATGCATAGCTAAGGAGTAAGGACAACTCTGAATTATTATCATATAGGAGCCTTTTAGGTCATATAGGTAGTACTTGATAGTTTACAAAAATCCCTAGCATGCAATGGATCCAGACTCTTTTCCCAATCAGATTACAGCAAGATAGCTACGCTCACCTGTAATGCACGGCGAAGGGGTCTAACAGGCCCTTTAGCAGCATGTGCACCAAGCCAAGGGGTGTGCCTCCAAACTAGCTTCCCGTTGCAACCAGCATGAACCTTGCTACCACCAAGTGCAAGCTCAACATACCACATGTCTGGATTCATTTGCCAAAGTACAAATCCACCAGACTCTGCAGACTTGGAGGAGCTTCTGTTCTTAATAACCTTATTAGGGGTCTCAATATCAGAAGCTAGCATCTTTAACTTGCCCATGGCATATGCATTATGAATTGAGTTTTGAAGTTTTAACCCTCCGGAAGCAGCCGTGTATTGTTGCAAGATATATTGCGCTGACGAAGTTTCCTGAAAAGATTTACTGTTACACACGAAATACGTTGACAACTTCATAAATAGGCGGAAAAGAATAAATTAGCCCACACCTAACATTACTTTTCCATTGTTTTACTTGTACTTTTCCACACTTTTCCACGCGTTTACTTTTCCATTGCTTTCCCTCCCAATAATTGAAACATCGTAAAATTGAGGAAATCATAGAAATCTACTATTTTACTTTGTTTTTCTCATTACCATTAGGTTACCAAACACAGTTGCAAGGAAAATCCATTTTCTACATGAACCTGAATTcaaagagaagacaataacagtTCACCAAACTTCTTGAGTTATTGGGTAGATAATTGTCAATTTTACACCATCAGTAGTAAATATGGATATCTCTATAGTCTATACGATGATAATAGATTAACATGC
This genomic stretch from Spinacia oleracea cultivar Varoflay chromosome 3, BTI_SOV_V1, whole genome shotgun sequence harbors:
- the LOC110793422 gene encoding uncharacterized protein, with the protein product MERKQGFFSALKEEVVRGLSPGKSRARSPARSGSAMTGLLRRRKGHRVAIPEVLIARSGSLRPPEMLSPLREGPDQCGAREERDEGGWAHWMKRNPSISGSSSSSSAAACKRSDLRLLLGVLGAPLAPVHVSASEPLPHLSIKDTPIETSSAQYILQQYTAASGGLKLQNSIHNAYAMGKLKMLASDIETPNKVIKNRSSSKSAESGGFVLWQMNPDMWYVELALGGSKVHAGCNGKLVWRHTPWLGAHAAKGPVRPLRRALQGLDPRTTAAMFANARCIGEKKINGEDCFILKLCADPKTLKARSEGPAEIIRHVLFGYFSQKTGLLVHIEDSHLTRIQSNGGDAVYWETTINSCLDDYRPVEGIMIAHSGRSVVTLFRFGETAMSHTKTRMEEAWTIEEVAFNVPGLSIDCFIPPAEIRYSSVGDSCELPHGDRLKTMSATAAAYRAKVASMDRSYETNTSNMTWQMDNMHV